One window of the Thamnophis elegans isolate rThaEle1 chromosome 6, rThaEle1.pri, whole genome shotgun sequence genome contains the following:
- the EEF1AKMT1 gene encoding EEF1A lysine methyltransferase 1, translating to MNDDDDVPQLSSEALTALQEFYAEQQQREAKTTDKTHSYSVGSIEEDWQLSQFWYDPETAFCLANEAIRAAGKGGRIACVSAPSVYQKLKEQDCQGFSTCILEYDQRFSVYGTEYIFYDYNSPLKLPTHLEAHSFDIVLADPPYLSEECLQKIAETIKYLTKGKILLCTGLIMEEYAAKYLGVKMCKFIPKHARNLANEFRCYVNYDSGLDLDSLS from the exons atgaatgatgatgatgatgttcctCAGCTTTCATCTGAAGCTTTAACTGCTCTGCAGGAGTTCTATGCCGAGCAACAGCAGAGAGAAGCTAAGACTACTGATAAAACTCACAGTTATTCAGTTGGCTCTATTGAAGAGGACTGG CAACTGAGCCAGTTTTGGTATGATCCTGAGACAGCATTTTGTTTAGCTAATGAGGCCATAAGAGCAGCTGGGAAAGGTGGCAG GATAGCTTGTGTCAGTGCCCCGAGTGTTTAtcagaaactgaaagagcaggATTGCCAAGGTTTTTCAACCTGCATTTTGGAATATGACCAGAGATTTTCTGTGTATGGAACTGAGTATATTTTCTACGATTACAACAGCCCTTTGAAACTTCCAACCCACCTTGAAGCACATAGTTTTGATATTGTCTTAGCAGACCCACCCTACCTGTCTGAAGAATGTCTCCAAAAAATAGCAGAAACCATCAAATACTTAACTAAAGGAAAGATTCTGCTCTGCACAG gtTTAATCATGGAAGAATATGCGGCTAAATATCTTGGTGTGAAAATGTGCAAGTTTATTCCAAAACATGCTCGAAATTTAGCTAATGAATTTCGATGCTATGTGAATTATGATTCTGGACTGGATTTGGATTCTCTCTCTTGA